The following coding sequences lie in one Phragmites australis chromosome 8, lpPhrAust1.1, whole genome shotgun sequence genomic window:
- the LOC133926950 gene encoding acyl transferase 7-like, which produces MRSAAATVTRVAQRVVVPSAPTPRGALPLSWLDRYPTQRALIESLHVFKGRADAADAEAPARAIERALAAALVSYYPIAGRLAVSDAGELVVHCTGEGVWFVEAAASCTLEDVDYLEYPLMVPKDDLLPHPTYPASDPLPEDSLILLVQVTQFVCGGFVVGFRFSHAVADGPGAAQFMTAVGDIARGHAAPLLAPAWGRDAIPNPPGAAVGPLPVPTELRLQYLAIDISTDYIEHFKARFLEQTGHRCSAFEVLIAKAWQSRTRAARFEPGSPVHVCFAMNARPALRRALPDGFYGNCYYIMRVSAPAERVSDASVYDVVKLIREGKKRLPTEFAQWSAGETADGADPYRITSDYRTLLVSDWSRLGFAEVDYGWGCPVHVVPLTNLDYIATCILVRPSAHKPGARLITQCVAADAVDAFHKGMMRLD; this is translated from the exons ATGCGGAGCGCGGCGGCCACCGTGACGCGCGTGGCGCAGCGGGTGGTGGTCCCGTCGGCGCCCACGCCGCGCGGCGCGCTCCCGCTCTCCTGGCTCGACCGCTACCCGACCCAGCGCGCGCTCATCGAGTCCCTCCACGTCTTCAAGGGCCGCGCCGACGCCGCCGATGCGGAGGCCCCCGCCAGGGCCATCGAGCGCGCCCTGGCCGCCGCGCTCGTGAGCTACTACCCCATCGCTGGCCGCCTCGCGGTCTCGGACGCCGGCGAGCTGGTGGTCCACTGCACCGGCGAGGGAGTGTGGTTCGTCGAGGCCGCCGCGAGCTGCACCCTCGAGGACGTGGACTACCTCGAGTACCCGCTCATGGTGCCCAAAGACGATCTCCTGCCGCACCCCACCTACCCCGCCTCCGACCCTCTCCCTGAGGACTCGCTCATCCTACTTGTCCAG GTCACACAGTTCGTGTGCGGTGGCTTCGTGGTCGGGTTCCGGTTCAGCCACGCGGTGGCGGACGGTCCAGGCGCAGCGCAGTTCATGACGGCGGTGGGCGACATCGCCCGTGGGCACGCGGCGCCGCTGCTGGCGCCGGCGTGGGGCCGCGACGCGATCCCGAACCCGCCCGGCGCGGCGGTGGGCCCTCTCCCGGTCCCGACGGAGCTCCGGCTCCAGTACCTCGCCATTGACATCTCCACGGACTACATCGAACACTTCAAGGCCCGGTTCCTGGAGCAGACGGGCCACCGGTGCAGCGCGTTCGAGGTGCTGATTGCCAAGGCGTGGCAGTCCCGCACCCGCGCGGCCCGGTTCGAGCCCGGCTCCCCCGTGCACGTGTGCTTCGCCATGAACGCGCGCCCGGCCCTGCGGCGCGCGCTCCCGGACGGCTTCTACGGCAACTGCTACTACATCATGCGCGTGTCGGCGCCCGCCGAGCGCGTGTCCGACGCATCCGTGTACGACGTGGTCAAGCTCATCCGCGAGGGCAAGAAGCGCCTCCCCACCGAGTTCGCGCAGTGGAGCGCCGGCGAGACGGCCGACGGCGCGGACCCGTACCGGATCACGTCGGACTACCGCACGCTGCTGGTGTCGGACTGGTCGCGGCTCGGGTTCGCGGAGGTGGACTACGGGTGGGGCTGCCCCGTGCACGTCGTCCCGCTGACCAACCTGGACTACATCGCGACGTGCATCCTGGTCCGCCCCTCCGCGCACAAGCCCGGCGCGCGCCTCATCACGCAGTgcgtcgccgccgacgccgtcgACGCGTTCCACAAGGGCATGATGCGCCTCGACTGA